A region from the Rhodamnia argentea isolate NSW1041297 chromosome 7, ASM2092103v1, whole genome shotgun sequence genome encodes:
- the LOC115745333 gene encoding uncharacterized protein LOC115745333, with the protein MQSLLQTYKNLVLYASLSLSLTLLLSFFRIPVLFLRGLFTYIQPENLGQSASQSGPRAAIRRPSSDPTSSGLNGYQTLSSATSAELKKRGRSKDKLEFDESNAQIFRLKLDEGHLESRIYFGEYSSVFALSLVGVSSAVLNSYLGGGPEDDGVLADGSLIPVLFGFVAVSKWFLALAKVSFERSASRRSEKQLSLCFGGLGFITGLLICSSLARSSLDFDFGAVDGSCAILIAGSMGWLAGCLYVPAGKSARAFWLGTDQIRSNLSIISCGWFARMVLFATYLLSIFTALLWINPLSKMLVNERLGHGKVGSLSGDGGDADRLLGNVGMSRSDFTKFRLWCLLISSVLQIVAFRSVFQMYLNEAVLSWYQRLHASRVPDLDFSRAKVFLHNHYLCLTILQFLAPPSLVLLFLGLSQIEGNPFGKLNLQCGQLLCSAFLKQVSLLMAWWVIFVWTVFASVTLVLYRRGFLYVS; encoded by the coding sequence ATGCAATCACTTCTCCAGACATACAAGAACCTCGTCCTCTACgcttccctctccctctccctcacccttctcctctctttcttccGCATCCCCGTCCTCTTCCTCCGCGGCCTCTTCACTTACATCCAACCCGAGAACCTCGGCCAGAGCGCCTCCCAGTCCGGTCCCAGAGCCGCCATTCGAAGACCCAGCTCCGATCCGACTAGCTCTGGCCTCAATGGGTATCAGACTTTGTCCTCCGCCACCAGTGCCGAGCTCAAGAAGAGGGGCAGATCCAAGGACAAGCTCGAGTTCGACGAGAGCAATGCCCAGATCTTCAGGCTCAAGCTCGACGAGGGCCATCTCGAATCGAGAATATATTTCGGTGAGTATAGCAGCGTCTTCGCTTTATCTCTCGTGGGCGTTTCGTCTGCTGTGCTTAATTCGTACTTGGGCGGTGGTCCCGAGGATGATGGGGTTTTGGCGGACGGGTCTCTGATTCCGGTTCTGTTCGGATTCGTTGCGGTTTCTAAGTGGTTCTTGGCGCTTGCTAAGGTTTCTTTCGAGAGGTCGGCCTCGAGGAGGTCGGAGAAGCAACTGAGCTTGTGCTTTGGGGGTTTGGGGTTTATCACGGGGCTCTTGATTTGTTCGTCGCTTGCTCGGTCAAGTCTGGATTTTGATTTCGGTGCAGTAGATGGTTCCTGCGCCATTTTAATCGCGGGCTCAATGGGTTGGCTCGCCGGTTGTCTTTATGTGCCTGCGGGGAAAAGTGCCCGGGCGTTTTGGCTTGGTACCGATCAGATTCGATCCAACCTGTCCATAATTTCTTGCGGATGGTTTGCGAGGATGGTACTCTTTGCGACCTATCTGTTGAGTATTTTCACGGCATTGCTCTGGATCAATCCATTGTCTAAAATGCTTGTTAACGAAAGACTCGGTCATGGTAAGGTGGGGAGCTTATCTGGTGATGGCGGAGATGCTGACAGATTACTAGGAAATGTGGGAATGTCGAGATCGGATTTTACCAAGTTTAGGCTTTGGTGCTTGCTGATATCGAGTGTCTTGCAAATCGTGGCTTTCCGTTCAGTCTTTCAAATGTATCTGAACGAAGCAGTACTATCATGGTACCAGAGGTTGCACGCTAGCAGAGTTCCGGATTTAGATTTTAGTAGGGCGAAGGTTTTTCTCCACAATCACTACCTATGCCTGACTATCTTGCAGTTCCTCGCCCCCCCAAGCTTGGTACTTCTCTTTCTTGGCTTATCTCAGATTGAAGGTAACCCCTTTGGAAAGTTAAATTTGCAATGTGGCCAGCTACTTTGCTCGGCTTTTCTCAAGCAGGTGTCTCTGCTCATGGCTTGGTGGGTGATCTTTGTTTGGACCGTGTTTGCTTCTGTGACCTTGGTGCTGTACCGCCGTGGTTTTTTGTATGTTTCCTGA
- the LOC115745394 gene encoding uncharacterized protein LOC115745394 isoform X1: MVSRAPPEMWTDEKHCRFLNSVEASFVRAVFGSKNENDSSGDHDGVLRLDRHLPDCSESTQDLQSQRRKKSTTSSSDGVGPRLRSDGRQDKRSRKISSQPKRDSPRDQVVPQLADIKVEKGPTKCNAPF; this comes from the exons ATGGTGTCGCGAGCTCCGCCGGAGATGTGGACGGACGAGAAGCATTGCCGCTTCTTGAACTCGGTGGAGGCTTCCTTCGTGCGCGCCGTCTTCGGAAGCAAGAACGAGAACGACAGCAGCGGCGACCATGACGGCGTTCTTCGTCTTGATCGGCATCTTCCCGACTGTTCCGAGTCCACCCAAGATTTGCAGTcgcagaggaggaagaagagcacAACCTCGTCATCag ACGGCGTGGGCCCGAGGCTGAGATCGGACGGCAGGCAGGACAAGAGATCAAGGAAGATCTCATCACAACCAAAGAGAGATTCCCCTCGCGATCAA GTGGTCCCACAGCTTGCGGATATCAAGGTTGAGAAGGGACCCACCAAGTGCAACGCGCCGTTTTGA
- the LOC115745356 gene encoding protein phosphatase inhibitor 2, giving the protein MKGNKSRVKWDEDNLGEIEANKPVRQKITEPKTPYHPMIDDDGSLSPMRGHFDECVDDHAEAILTALNDAASSSTKTNRRSGGWTSSEDEGDAMEPDDEDSEADRSGMTFREHRRAHYDEFLKVRELRKQGSFLAEEDEDAEDTHKFNGARDSSSSLSAGVKDIEIEDGAVSSSGPPA; this is encoded by the exons GGGTAACAAGAGTCGTGTGAAGTGGGATGAGGATAATTTGGGTGAGATAGAAGCAAATAAACCCGTTAGGCAGAAAATTACAGAGCCCAAGACGCCGTATCATCCCATGATTGATGATGATG GTTCGCTATCTCCAATGCGAGGTCATTTTGATGAGTGTGTCGATGATCACGCAGAAGCTATACTTACTGCTCTAAATGATGCGGCTTCTTCAAGTACGAAAACTAATCGAAGATCTGGTGGCTGGACATCATCTGAGGATGAGGGAGATGCTATGGAACCAGATGATGAAG ATTCAGAAGCTGACAGGAGCGGGATGACCTTCAGGGAGCACAGACGGGCGCACTATGACGAGTTTTTGAAAGTGAGGGAACTCCGGAAGCAAGGCTCTTTCCTCGCGGAAGAAGACGAGGACGCTGAAGACACGCACAAGTTCAATGGTGCGCGTGATTCCTCGTCATCTTTAAGCGCTGGTGTGAAGGACATAGAGATTGAGGACGGCGCGGTCTCGTCGTCGGGGCCTCCAGCCTAA
- the LOC115745394 gene encoding uncharacterized protein LOC115745394 isoform X2, producing the protein MVSRAPPEMWTDEKHCRFLNSVEASFVRAVFGSKNENDSSGDHDGVLRLDRHLPDCSESTQDLQSQRRKKSTTSSSDGVGPRLRSDGRQDKRSRKISSQPKRDSPRDQVGGPTACGYQG; encoded by the exons ATGGTGTCGCGAGCTCCGCCGGAGATGTGGACGGACGAGAAGCATTGCCGCTTCTTGAACTCGGTGGAGGCTTCCTTCGTGCGCGCCGTCTTCGGAAGCAAGAACGAGAACGACAGCAGCGGCGACCATGACGGCGTTCTTCGTCTTGATCGGCATCTTCCCGACTGTTCCGAGTCCACCCAAGATTTGCAGTcgcagaggaggaagaagagcacAACCTCGTCATCag ACGGCGTGGGCCCGAGGCTGAGATCGGACGGCAGGCAGGACAAGAGATCAAGGAAGATCTCATCACAACCAAAGAGAGATTCCCCTCGCGATCAAGTTG GTGGTCCCACAGCTTGCGGATATCAAGGTTGA